One part of the Methylobacterium mesophilicum SR1.6/6 genome encodes these proteins:
- a CDS encoding ribonuclease activity regulator RraA, whose product MPGLSPETHAKLKTVSTATLMTALYKRGFRNQMIQGVLPLRKGGATMVGEAFTLRYMPAREDLNPITVFRDRAHPQRKAVEECPPGAVFVIDSRKDARAASAGSILATRLMVRGCAGLVTDGGFRDADEIAALDMPSYHARPSAPTNLTIHQAIDINVPIGCGDAPVFPGDVIVGDGDGVAVIPAHLADAVADEAVKMTAYEDFVTEEVRKGRSILGLYPATDDQSLADFAAWRKRTGR is encoded by the coding sequence ATGCCCGGCCTGTCCCCGGAGACGCACGCCAAGCTGAAGACCGTCAGCACGGCGACGCTGATGACCGCGCTCTACAAGCGCGGCTTCCGCAACCAGATGATCCAGGGTGTCCTGCCCCTCAGGAAGGGTGGCGCCACCATGGTCGGCGAGGCCTTCACCCTGCGCTACATGCCGGCCCGGGAGGATTTGAACCCCATCACGGTGTTCCGCGACCGGGCGCACCCGCAGCGCAAGGCCGTGGAGGAGTGCCCGCCGGGCGCCGTGTTCGTGATCGACAGCCGCAAGGACGCGCGCGCCGCCTCCGCGGGCTCGATCCTGGCGACCCGCCTGATGGTGCGCGGCTGCGCCGGGCTGGTGACCGACGGCGGGTTCCGCGATGCCGACGAGATCGCCGCCCTCGACATGCCGAGCTACCACGCGCGGCCCTCGGCGCCGACGAACCTCACCATCCATCAGGCCATCGACATCAACGTGCCCATCGGCTGCGGCGACGCCCCGGTCTTCCCCGGCGACGTCATCGTGGGCGACGGCGACGGCGTCGCGGTGATCCCGGCCCACCTCGCCGACGCGGTCGCCGATGAGGCCGTCAAGATGACCGCCTACGAGGATTTCGTCACCGAGGAGGTCCGCAAGGGCCGCTCGATCCTCGGCCTCTACCCGGCCACCGATGACCAGAGCCTGGCCGACTTCGCCGCGTGGCGGAAGCGGACCGGCCGCTGA
- the metF gene encoding methylenetetrahydrofolate reductase [NAD(P)H]: MRRSTHRASRDGYHPIRVSIEFFPPKTDEMEKILWNSIERLAPLQPSFVSVTYGAGGSTRERTHNTVARMVRETGLKPAAHLTCVDASRDEIDAVVQSYWDAGVRHIVALRGDPAEGVGHAYRPHPEGYASTAELVQGIKRIGDFKVSVSAYPEKHPEASSLEADIDALKAKVDAGADQAITQFFFENEIYLRYLEKVRAAGITIPIIPGILPVQNFKQAANFARRTGASVPYWLAARFEGLEDDVETRRLVAGAVAAEQVLDLVDEGVNDFHFYSMNRSDLVYAICHLLGLRAQAPKLAAAKAA; this comes from the coding sequence ATGCGCCGTTCCACCCACCGCGCCAGTCGCGACGGCTACCACCCGATCCGCGTCTCGATCGAGTTCTTCCCGCCGAAGACCGACGAGATGGAGAAGATCCTCTGGAACTCCATCGAGCGCCTCGCGCCGCTGCAGCCGAGCTTCGTGTCGGTGACCTACGGGGCCGGCGGCTCGACCCGCGAGCGCACGCACAACACGGTGGCCCGGATGGTCCGCGAGACCGGCTTGAAGCCGGCCGCCCATCTCACCTGCGTGGACGCCTCGCGCGACGAGATCGACGCGGTGGTGCAATCCTACTGGGACGCGGGCGTGCGCCACATCGTGGCGCTCCGCGGTGACCCGGCCGAGGGCGTCGGCCACGCCTACCGGCCGCATCCGGAGGGCTACGCCTCGACCGCCGAGCTGGTGCAGGGGATCAAGCGGATCGGCGACTTCAAGGTCTCGGTCTCGGCCTATCCCGAGAAGCACCCCGAGGCCTCCTCACTGGAGGCCGACATCGACGCCCTGAAGGCCAAGGTCGATGCCGGCGCCGATCAGGCGATCACCCAGTTCTTTTTCGAGAACGAGATCTACCTGCGCTACCTGGAGAAGGTCCGGGCCGCCGGGATCACGATCCCGATCATCCCGGGCATCCTGCCGGTGCAGAACTTCAAGCAGGCGGCGAACTTCGCCCGCCGCACCGGCGCCTCTGTGCCCTACTGGCTGGCTGCCCGGTTCGAGGGGCTGGAGGACGACGTCGAGACCCGCCGCCTCGTCGCCGGCGCGGTGGCGGCCGAGCAGGTCCTCGACCTCGTGGACGAGGGCGTCAACGACTTCCACTTCTACTCGATGAACCGCTCGGATCTCGTCTACGCGATCTGCCACCTGCTCGGCCTGCGCGCGCAGGCGCCGAAGCTGGCGGCCGCGAAGGCGGCTTGA
- a CDS encoding thiamine pyrophosphate-binding protein: protein MSASLQRTGAQVLVDQLRAQGVARVTCVPGESYLAVLDALRDSGIDVLVCRQEGGAAIMAEAAGKLTGRPGICFVTRGPGATNASAGIHIARQDSTPMILFVGQIARRMRDREAFQEVDYRQMFGAIAKWAVEIDDAARIPEILARAFRVAMQGRPGPVVVALPEDMLDDAVAVADAPRVVPAAPAPSPGDAERLRAMLAEARRPVALLGGSRWTPEAVAALAAWAERHDVPVAVSFRRAQLFPADHPNFAGELGIGPNPALLARIKESDLLLMVGGRLSEMPAQSYGLLGIPDPGLPLVHVHPDAGELGRVYQPALAIEAAPETFCAAVPDFETTGRGRAAEAHAAYRAWSEAPEPKPGAFQYGEAITWLRGRLPPDAVICNGAGNFATWVHRYYRFRAFGTQLAPTSGSMGYGLPAAVMAKRSHPDRIVVALAGDGDVMMTVQEFATAVQYGIAVVVVVLDNGMYGTIRMHQEREYPGRVSATELRNPDFAALARACGGHGEHVERTDEFAPAFERSLASGLPAMIHCRVDPEALTPTMTLAAIREKALAAQRG from the coding sequence TTGAGCGCATCGCTCCAACGCACCGGCGCACAGGTGCTCGTCGATCAGCTGCGCGCGCAAGGGGTCGCGCGCGTCACCTGCGTTCCCGGCGAGAGCTACCTCGCGGTGCTCGACGCCCTGCGCGACAGCGGCATCGACGTGCTGGTCTGCCGTCAGGAGGGCGGAGCCGCCATCATGGCGGAGGCCGCCGGCAAGCTCACCGGGCGCCCCGGCATCTGCTTCGTCACCCGCGGTCCCGGCGCCACCAACGCTTCGGCCGGAATCCACATCGCCCGCCAGGATTCGACGCCGATGATCCTGTTCGTCGGGCAGATCGCCCGGCGGATGCGCGACCGGGAGGCGTTCCAGGAGGTCGATTACCGGCAGATGTTCGGCGCGATCGCCAAGTGGGCGGTGGAGATCGACGACGCCGCCCGCATCCCCGAGATCCTCGCCCGGGCCTTCCGGGTGGCGATGCAGGGCCGGCCGGGGCCCGTCGTGGTGGCCCTGCCGGAGGACATGCTTGACGACGCCGTCGCGGTCGCGGACGCGCCGCGCGTCGTCCCGGCCGCGCCGGCCCCGTCACCGGGCGACGCGGAGCGCCTGCGGGCGATGCTGGCGGAGGCGCGGCGGCCCGTGGCGCTCCTCGGCGGCTCGCGCTGGACGCCAGAGGCCGTCGCCGCCCTGGCAGCCTGGGCGGAGCGCCACGACGTGCCCGTGGCGGTCTCGTTCCGGCGGGCGCAGCTCTTCCCCGCCGACCACCCGAACTTCGCCGGCGAGCTCGGGATCGGACCCAACCCGGCACTGCTCGCCCGGATCAAGGAGTCCGACCTGCTGCTCATGGTGGGCGGCCGCCTGTCCGAGATGCCGGCGCAATCCTACGGCCTGCTCGGCATCCCCGATCCCGGTCTGCCGCTGGTTCACGTCCATCCCGACGCGGGAGAGCTCGGCCGGGTCTACCAGCCGGCGCTGGCGATCGAGGCCGCGCCCGAGACCTTCTGCGCGGCCGTGCCGGATTTCGAGACCACGGGCCGCGGGCGCGCCGCCGAGGCCCACGCCGCCTATCGCGCGTGGTCGGAGGCTCCGGAGCCGAAGCCGGGGGCGTTCCAGTACGGCGAAGCCATCACGTGGCTGCGCGGGCGCCTGCCGCCCGACGCGGTGATCTGCAACGGCGCCGGCAACTTCGCCACCTGGGTCCACCGCTACTACCGGTTCCGCGCCTTCGGCACACAGCTCGCGCCGACCTCGGGCTCGATGGGCTACGGCCTGCCGGCCGCCGTGATGGCCAAGCGCAGCCATCCCGATCGGATCGTCGTGGCGCTCGCGGGCGACGGCGACGTGATGATGACCGTGCAGGAATTCGCCACCGCGGTGCAGTACGGGATCGCCGTCGTGGTGGTCGTCCTCGACAACGGCATGTACGGCACGATCCGCATGCATCAGGAGCGCGAGTATCCGGGACGCGTCTCGGCGACCGAGCTGCGCAATCCCGACTTCGCCGCGCTCGCCCGGGCCTGCGGCGGCCACGGCGAGCATGTGGAGCGGACCGACGAGTTCGCCCCGGCCTTCGAGCGCAGCCTCGCCTCGGGCCTGCCCGCGATGATCCACTGCCGCGTCGACCCCGAGGCGCTCACACCGACCATGACCCTCGCGGCGATCCGCGAGAAGGCGCTCGCGGCGCAGCGGGGCTGA
- the metH gene encoding methionine synthase, whose amino-acid sequence MTAFAPVDGTEIAQALRQRAAEKILVLDGAMGTVIQRLKYSEEDFRGDRFKDHGHDQKGNNDLLILTQPDAIRQIHLDYFLAGADVCETNTFSGTTIAQADYGMESIIHELNAEGARLAREAAKLAAAKDGRRRFVAGAIGPTNRTLSISPDVNNPGFRAVTFDQVKQAYVEQVRGLIDGGAELILIETIFDTLNAKAAVAAAWQVFDETGIRLPIQISGTITDLSGRTLSGQTPAAFWHSLRHSEPLTFGLNCALGAREMRGHIAELSRICDTLVCAYPNAGLPNEFGLYDESPEAMGKLVGEFAESGLVNMVGGCCGTTPDHIRAIAEAVAGKAPRPIPELPRLMRLSGLEPFVLTQEIPFVNVGERTNVTGSAKFRKLITNGDYAAALDVARDQVAAGAQVIDVNMDEGLLDSQKAMVEFLNLVAAEPDIARVPVMVDSSKFEVIEAGLKCIQGKPIVNSISMKEGEEKFIEAAKVCRSYGAAVVVMAFDEQGQADSYERKVEICTKAYRILTEQVGFPPEDIIFDPNIFAVATGIEEHNPYGVAFIEATRTIRETLPHAHISGGVSNLSFAFRGNEPVREAMHAVFLFHCIKAGMDMGIVNAGQLAVYDEIPAELRELCEDVVLNRRDDSTERLLEAAERFKSGASAQAKAADLSWREAPVEKRIEHALVNGITEYIVADTEEARAAAERPLHVIEGPLMAGMNVVGDLFGSGKMFLPQVVKSARVMKQAVAYLEPFMEEEKRANGGDGKRQAAGKVLMATVKGDVHDIGKNIVGVVLACNNYEIIDLGVMVPAAKILETAKREQVDIVGLSGLITPSLDEMVHVAGEMEREGFDVPLLIGGATTSRVHTAVKIHPAYAKGQAVYVTDASRAVGVVSSLISKETRGPTIEKVRAEYAKVADAHRRSEADKQRLPLAKARTNAFKIDWSGYKPAKPTFTGTRVYGSYEVADLVPYIDWTPFLQTYEFKGRFPALLDDPEQGPAARALYEDAQAMLKQIVEERWFNPKAVIGFWPANSVGDDIALYTGESRSERLATFHGLRQQLSKRDGRSNTCLSDFVAPSETGIADYVGGFVVTAGLEEVRIAERFERANDDYRAILVKALADRIAEAFAERMHERVRKEFWGYASDEAYGPEELVLENYDGIRPAPGYPAQPDHTEKTTLFDLLKAESRIGVKLTESYAMWPGSSVSGIYIAHPEAHYFGVAKVERDQVEDYAARKGMDVREVERWLGPILNYDPARYLPQAAE is encoded by the coding sequence ATGACTGCTTTTGCCCCCGTCGACGGCACCGAGATCGCCCAGGCCCTGCGCCAGCGCGCGGCGGAAAAGATCCTCGTCCTCGACGGGGCGATGGGCACGGTGATCCAGCGGCTGAAATACTCGGAAGAGGATTTCCGCGGCGACCGGTTCAAGGACCACGGCCACGATCAGAAGGGCAACAACGACCTGCTGATCCTGACCCAGCCCGACGCGATCCGGCAGATCCACCTCGACTACTTCCTGGCCGGCGCCGACGTCTGCGAGACCAACACCTTCTCGGGTACGACCATCGCCCAGGCCGATTACGGCATGGAATCGATCATCCACGAGTTGAACGCCGAGGGTGCCCGGCTCGCCCGCGAGGCGGCCAAGCTCGCCGCGGCGAAGGACGGCCGCCGCCGCTTCGTGGCCGGCGCCATTGGCCCGACGAACCGCACCCTGTCGATCTCGCCGGACGTGAACAACCCGGGCTTCCGGGCGGTGACCTTCGACCAAGTGAAGCAGGCCTATGTCGAGCAGGTCCGCGGCCTGATCGACGGCGGCGCCGAGCTGATCCTGATCGAGACCATCTTCGACACGCTGAACGCCAAGGCCGCGGTGGCGGCGGCGTGGCAGGTCTTCGACGAGACCGGCATTCGCCTGCCGATCCAGATCTCCGGCACGATCACGGACCTCTCGGGCCGCACCCTGTCGGGCCAGACCCCGGCGGCCTTCTGGCACTCCCTGCGCCATTCCGAGCCGCTGACCTTCGGCCTCAACTGCGCACTGGGCGCCCGCGAGATGCGCGGCCACATCGCCGAGCTGTCGCGGATCTGCGACACGCTGGTCTGCGCCTACCCGAATGCCGGTCTGCCCAACGAGTTCGGCCTCTACGACGAGAGCCCGGAGGCAATGGGCAAGCTGGTCGGTGAGTTCGCCGAATCCGGCCTCGTCAACATGGTCGGCGGCTGCTGCGGCACCACCCCGGACCACATCCGGGCCATCGCGGAGGCGGTCGCCGGCAAGGCGCCGCGGCCGATCCCCGAGCTGCCGCGCCTGATGCGGCTGTCGGGCCTCGAACCCTTCGTGCTCACGCAGGAAATCCCCTTCGTGAACGTCGGCGAGCGCACGAACGTCACCGGCTCGGCCAAGTTCCGCAAGCTCATCACCAACGGCGACTACGCGGCGGCGCTGGACGTCGCCCGCGATCAGGTCGCGGCCGGCGCCCAGGTGATCGACGTGAACATGGACGAGGGCCTGCTCGACTCGCAGAAGGCGATGGTCGAGTTCCTGAACCTCGTCGCCGCCGAGCCCGACATCGCCCGGGTGCCCGTGATGGTCGATTCCTCGAAGTTCGAGGTGATCGAGGCCGGGCTGAAGTGCATCCAGGGCAAGCCGATCGTGAACTCGATCTCCATGAAGGAGGGCGAGGAGAAGTTCATCGAGGCCGCCAAGGTCTGCCGCTCCTACGGCGCCGCCGTGGTGGTGATGGCCTTCGACGAGCAGGGGCAGGCGGACAGCTACGAGCGCAAGGTCGAGATCTGCACCAAGGCCTACCGGATCCTGACCGAGCAGGTCGGCTTCCCGCCCGAGGACATCATCTTCGATCCGAATATCTTTGCCGTTGCCACGGGTATCGAGGAACACAACCCGTACGGCGTGGCCTTCATCGAGGCGACCCGGACGATCCGCGAGACCCTGCCGCACGCCCACATCTCGGGCGGCGTCTCGAACCTGTCCTTCGCGTTCCGCGGCAACGAGCCGGTGCGCGAGGCGATGCACGCCGTGTTCCTGTTCCACTGCATCAAGGCCGGCATGGACATGGGCATCGTCAATGCCGGCCAGCTCGCCGTCTACGACGAGATCCCGGCCGAGCTGCGCGAGTTGTGCGAGGACGTCGTCCTCAACCGCCGCGACGATTCCACCGAGCGCTTGCTGGAAGCCGCCGAGCGGTTCAAGTCCGGCGCCTCGGCGCAGGCCAAGGCCGCCGACCTGTCCTGGCGCGAGGCGCCGGTGGAGAAGCGCATCGAGCACGCGCTGGTCAACGGCATCACCGAGTACATCGTGGCCGACACCGAGGAGGCGCGGGCTGCCGCCGAGCGTCCGCTCCACGTCATCGAGGGCCCGTTGATGGCCGGCATGAACGTGGTCGGCGACCTGTTCGGCTCCGGCAAGATGTTCCTGCCGCAGGTGGTGAAGTCCGCCCGCGTGATGAAGCAGGCGGTCGCCTATCTCGAGCCGTTCATGGAGGAGGAGAAGCGCGCCAACGGCGGCGACGGCAAACGCCAGGCCGCCGGCAAGGTGCTGATGGCGACGGTGAAGGGCGACGTCCACGATATCGGCAAGAACATCGTCGGCGTCGTGCTGGCCTGCAACAACTACGAGATCATCGATCTCGGCGTGATGGTACCGGCCGCGAAGATCCTGGAGACCGCCAAGCGCGAGCAGGTCGACATCGTCGGCCTGTCGGGCCTGATCACGCCGTCGCTGGACGAGATGGTCCATGTCGCGGGCGAGATGGAGCGCGAGGGCTTCGACGTGCCGCTGCTGATCGGCGGTGCCACCACCAGCCGCGTCCACACGGCGGTGAAGATCCACCCGGCCTACGCCAAGGGTCAGGCGGTCTACGTCACCGACGCAAGCCGCGCGGTCGGCGTGGTGTCGAGCCTGATCTCGAAGGAGACCCGCGGGCCCACGATCGAGAAGGTCCGGGCCGAGTACGCCAAGGTGGCGGACGCCCACAGGCGCTCGGAGGCCGACAAGCAGCGCCTGCCGCTCGCCAAGGCGCGGACCAACGCCTTCAAGATCGACTGGTCGGGCTACAAGCCGGCGAAGCCCACCTTCACCGGCACGCGGGTCTACGGCTCCTACGAGGTCGCCGACCTCGTGCCCTACATCGACTGGACGCCGTTCCTGCAGACCTACGAGTTCAAGGGCCGCTTCCCGGCGCTCCTGGACGACCCCGAGCAGGGCCCGGCCGCCCGCGCCCTCTACGAGGACGCGCAGGCGATGCTGAAGCAGATCGTGGAGGAGCGCTGGTTCAACCCGAAGGCGGTGATCGGCTTCTGGCCGGCCAACAGCGTCGGCGACGATATCGCGCTCTACACCGGCGAGAGCCGGTCGGAGCGGCTCGCCACCTTCCACGGCCTGCGCCAGCAGCTCTCGAAGCGCGACGGCCGGTCGAACACCTGCCTGTCGGACTTCGTGGCGCCGTCCGAGACCGGGATCGCCGACTATGTCGGCGGCTTCGTGGTCACGGCCGGCCTGGAGGAGGTGCGGATCGCCGAGCGCTTCGAGCGGGCCAACGACGATTACCGGGCGATCCTCGTGAAGGCGCTCGCCGACCGCATCGCCGAAGCCTTCGCCGAGCGGATGCACGAGCGGGTGCGCAAGGAGTTCTGGGGCTACGCTTCCGACGAGGCCTACGGGCCCGAGGAACTCGTTCTGGAGAACTACGACGGCATCCGCCCAGCCCCGGGCTACCCGGCCCAGCCCGACCACACCGAGAAGACCACGCTGTTCGACCTGCTCAAGGCGGAGAGCCGGATCGGCGTGAAGCTCACCGAGTCCTACGCGATGTGGCCGGGCTCGTCGGTCTCGGGGATCTACATCGCCCACCCGGAGGCGCATTATTTCGGCGTCGCCAAGGTGGAGCGGGATCAGGTCGAGGATTACGCCGCCCGCAAGGGGATGGATGTCCGCGAGGTCGAGCGCTGGCTCGGGCCGATCCTGAACTACGACCCGGCGCGGTACCTGCCGCAGGCGGCGGAGTAG
- a CDS encoding aldehyde dehydrogenase (NADP(+)), producing MTLRGENLIGAEARRGTEAAFRAVEAATGEALEPDFPGASLADLDRACALAEAAFDTYRETDPETRAGFLEAIAANILEIGDDLVTRCMAETGLPRPRIEGERARTAGQLRLFAAVVREGSYVEARIDPALPDRKPLPRPDLRLRRIAVGPVAVFGASNFPLAFSVAGGDTASALAAGCPVVVKAHPAHPGTSELVGRAVQKAVASCGLPEGVFSLVFDAGQSIGQALVADPRIAAVGFTGSRRGGTALMAIAAGRPAPIPVYAEMSSINPVLLFPAALAARGAAIGKAFAASLTLGAGQFCTNPGLILAVPGPGLDAFLDAAAAALRESPAATMLTPGIRDAYRAGVDRVAGHAAVTRLAEGPEGAAAQGRAALFATDADAFLADPVLQEEMFGASALVVRCRDLAAMRAVLAHLEGQLTASLHLAPEDHAAARELLPLLERRVGRILVDGFGTGVEVAHAMVHGGPYPATSDGRTTSVGSLAIDRFLRPVSYQDVPDALLPAALQAANPLKLPRRTDGIPDPR from the coding sequence ATGACCCTGCGCGGCGAGAACCTGATCGGCGCCGAGGCGCGGCGCGGCACCGAGGCGGCCTTCCGGGCTGTCGAGGCCGCCACCGGCGAAGCCCTGGAGCCGGATTTCCCCGGCGCGAGCCTCGCCGACCTCGACCGGGCCTGCGCCCTGGCGGAGGCGGCCTTCGACACCTACCGCGAGACCGACCCGGAGACCCGGGCCGGCTTCCTCGAAGCGATCGCGGCGAACATCCTGGAGATCGGCGACGACCTCGTCACCCGCTGCATGGCCGAGACCGGGCTGCCCCGCCCCCGGATCGAGGGGGAGCGCGCCCGGACCGCGGGCCAGCTGCGCCTGTTCGCCGCCGTGGTGCGCGAGGGCAGCTACGTCGAGGCCCGGATCGACCCGGCCCTGCCGGACCGCAAGCCGCTGCCCCGGCCGGACCTCCGCCTGCGGCGCATCGCGGTCGGCCCGGTGGCGGTGTTCGGGGCCTCGAATTTCCCGCTCGCCTTCTCGGTGGCGGGGGGCGACACCGCCTCGGCCCTGGCGGCCGGCTGCCCGGTGGTGGTCAAGGCGCACCCGGCCCATCCCGGAACCTCGGAACTCGTGGGCCGGGCGGTGCAGAAGGCGGTCGCGTCCTGCGGCCTGCCGGAGGGGGTGTTCTCGCTGGTGTTCGATGCGGGCCAGTCCATCGGACAGGCCCTGGTCGCCGATCCCCGGATCGCCGCGGTCGGCTTCACCGGCTCGCGCCGGGGCGGCACCGCGCTGATGGCGATCGCCGCCGGGCGCCCGGCGCCGATCCCGGTCTATGCCGAGATGAGCAGCATCAACCCGGTCCTGCTGTTCCCGGCGGCGCTCGCCGCGCGGGGCGCCGCGATCGGCAAGGCCTTCGCGGCCTCGCTGACGCTGGGCGCCGGCCAGTTCTGCACCAATCCGGGCCTGATCCTGGCGGTGCCGGGACCGGGCCTCGACGCGTTCCTCGACGCGGCCGCGGCGGCCCTGCGGGAGAGCCCGGCCGCCACCATGCTGACGCCCGGCATCCGGGACGCGTACCGCGCGGGCGTCGACCGGGTCGCGGGCCACGCCGCCGTCACCCGGCTGGCCGAGGGGCCGGAGGGCGCGGCGGCGCAGGGCCGGGCCGCCCTGTTCGCCACCGACGCGGACGCGTTCCTGGCCGACCCCGTGCTTCAGGAGGAGATGTTCGGCGCCTCCGCCCTCGTGGTCCGCTGCCGGGACCTCGCCGCGATGCGCGCGGTGCTGGCCCATCTTGAGGGCCAGCTCACGGCCTCGCTGCACCTCGCGCCAGAGGACCATGCGGCCGCGCGGGAACTCCTGCCGCTCCTGGAGCGGCGGGTCGGGCGCATCCTGGTGGACGGGTTCGGCACCGGCGTCGAGGTGGCGCACGCCATGGTGCATGGCGGCCCGTACCCGGCGACCTCGGACGGGCGCACGACCTCGGTGGGCAGCCTCGCGATCGACCGGTTCCTGCGGCCGGTGAGCTATCAGGACGTCCCCGACGCCCTGCTGCCGGCAGCGCTTCAGGCCGCCAATCCGCTCAAGCTCCCGCGCCGGACCGATGGCATCCCCGACCCGCGCTGA
- a CDS encoding SMP-30/gluconolactonase/LRE family protein encodes MTMIARRGLLAGAAVLGAARAAGAGWEPSQRVPDPAVEILDPAFAKYRLASATVERVATGFRWAEGPVWFGDMGALLFSDVVNDRIMKWEEASGALSVFRKPSNYANGNTRDRQGRLVTCQHRTRSVTRTEHDGSITTLMDRFDGKPLNSPNDVVCHSDGAVWFTDPAFGPNPHEAMAAPELPGNVYRIDPRTGQASVVVEGVAGPNGLCFSPDESKLYVIEARAKPNRLIRVYDVVENGTKTANGRVFYDAGTGTPDGFRVDVDGNLWCGWGMSEAEDGVIVLSPQAKLIGRIRLPERCANLCFGGLNRNLLLMTASHSVYSLYVNTRGAATC; translated from the coding sequence ATGACGATGATCGCGCGCAGAGGCCTGCTCGCCGGCGCGGCCGTGCTCGGCGCCGCGCGGGCGGCCGGGGCCGGCTGGGAGCCGTCGCAGCGGGTGCCGGACCCGGCCGTCGAGATCCTCGACCCGGCCTTCGCCAAGTACCGCCTCGCCTCCGCGACGGTGGAGCGGGTCGCCACGGGCTTCCGCTGGGCCGAGGGGCCGGTCTGGTTCGGCGACATGGGGGCGCTGCTGTTCAGCGACGTCGTCAACGACCGGATCATGAAGTGGGAGGAGGCGTCCGGCGCGCTCTCGGTGTTCCGCAAGCCGTCGAACTACGCCAACGGCAACACCCGCGACCGGCAGGGCCGGCTGGTCACCTGCCAGCACAGGACCCGCAGCGTCACCCGGACCGAGCATGACGGCAGCATCACCACGCTGATGGACCGGTTCGACGGCAAGCCGCTGAATTCGCCCAACGACGTGGTCTGCCATTCCGACGGCGCGGTCTGGTTCACCGACCCGGCCTTCGGGCCGAACCCGCACGAGGCGATGGCCGCGCCGGAGCTTCCCGGCAACGTCTACCGGATCGACCCCAGGACGGGGCAGGCCAGCGTGGTGGTCGAGGGCGTGGCGGGGCCGAACGGGCTCTGCTTCTCGCCCGATGAGTCGAAGCTGTACGTCATCGAGGCGCGGGCGAAGCCGAACCGCCTGATCCGCGTCTACGACGTGGTCGAGAACGGCACGAAGACCGCCAACGGCCGCGTCTTCTACGATGCCGGCACCGGCACGCCGGACGGGTTCCGGGTCGATGTCGACGGCAACCTCTGGTGCGGCTGGGGGATGAGCGAGGCCGAGGACGGGGTCATCGTGCTCTCGCCGCAGGCCAAGCTGATCGGCCGGATCCGCCTGCCGGAGCGCTGCGCCAACCTGTGCTTTGGCGGACTCAACCGCAACCTGCTGCTGATGACGGCCTCACACTCGGTCTATTCGCTGTACGTGAACACGCGGGGTGCTGCGACCTGCTGA
- a CDS encoding GntR family transcriptional regulator — MDIGTLVPSPRPARSLAETAYDAIEQMIISRRLKPGAMVSEGELGEELALGRTPVREALARLKTIGFVEVHPRRGVLVTQVDIIKHLELLEVRRPLDETVARCVIARGSADDMAALQRCIAALLAAADGRDREAYFRIKRALHEALVGAAYNPTLTGTMAALHAQSRRFWYTYEPTASFLDCARIHAQIVAAIAARDPEPALAGIGTLFDFLDQMTRKALDRRPLV; from the coding sequence GTGGACATCGGCACCCTGGTGCCGAGCCCGCGGCCGGCGCGCTCCCTGGCGGAGACCGCCTACGACGCCATCGAGCAGATGATCATCAGCAGGCGCCTGAAGCCGGGCGCGATGGTGTCCGAGGGCGAACTCGGCGAGGAACTGGCCCTGGGGCGCACCCCGGTCCGCGAGGCGCTGGCGCGCCTGAAGACGATCGGCTTCGTCGAGGTCCATCCGCGCCGGGGCGTGCTCGTCACGCAGGTCGACATCATCAAGCATCTCGAACTCCTCGAGGTCCGCCGGCCCCTCGACGAGACGGTGGCGCGCTGCGTCATCGCGCGCGGCTCCGCCGACGACATGGCGGCGCTGCAGCGCTGCATCGCCGCCCTGCTGGCCGCCGCTGACGGGCGGGACCGCGAGGCGTATTTCCGGATCAAGCGCGCGCTCCACGAGGCGCTCGTCGGGGCGGCCTACAACCCGACGCTGACCGGCACCATGGCGGCGCTCCACGCTCAATCCCGGCGGTTCTGGTACACCTACGAACCGACCGCGAGCTTCCTGGACTGCGCCCGGATCCACGCGCAGATCGTGGCCGCGATCGCGGCGCGGGATCCGGAACCGGCGCTGGCCGGGATCGGGACGCTGTTCGACTTTCTCGACCAGATGACACGCAAGGCCCTCGACCGGCGGCCCCTCGTCTGA